In Rutidosis leptorrhynchoides isolate AG116_Rl617_1_P2 chromosome 2, CSIRO_AGI_Rlap_v1, whole genome shotgun sequence, one genomic interval encodes:
- the LOC139891901 gene encoding tRNA-specific adenosine deaminase TAD3-like yields MDNCKDNVHWKIIHIPDKPPFLPHQQPTVKVYAAVIDPKHAHTLVRKLNHILPLEDLRHIKRVRKQRLNGGSTNLSMILCLAGESDNRLDVIPQEVVELIDSYQLETFITKVCKYVPLSKEEWEEQNKLWPTSFHPPTYNISGITGFSDEESHAVSTFMKLALDLAKCGSQMVNAAVIVDPSTNEVIARASDQVHSCKCSTNHDVTTSLSHANSTQIHDNIHLNSSVTEPQLSFDGVSCLNPWGWSNLKSCDKSCSWHPLKHAAIEAIEHSAARDRQLFPGCEHDLAETDRVDPNLTCHSSKKQKTVSMHDDVELQSHTNGSFSESARPYLCTGYDIYLIWEPCAMCAMALVHQRVKRIFYAFPNPNAGALGSVYRLQGEKSLNHHYAVFQVLLPEESIYIGGISPVSRSFYSNNTDKPLIAPL; encoded by the exons ATGGACAATTGTAAAGACAACGTGCACTGGAAAATCATTCATATCCCAGATAAACCACCCTTTCTTCCTCACCAACAACCCACCG TCAAAGTTTATGCAGCTGTAATTGATCCGAAGCATGCACACACTCTTGTAAG AAAGTTAAATCACATTTTGCCACTAGAGGATCTACGCCATATTAAACGGGTTCGGAAGCAACGCCTTAATGGAG GATCCACTAATTTATCAATGATCCTATGTTTAGCTGGTGAAAGTGATAACCGATTGGATGTCATACCTCAAGAGGTGGTTGAGCTAATAGATTCTTATCAACTGGAAACTTTTATTACAAAA GTATGCAAATATGTTCCATTATCGAAAGAAGAGTGGGAAGAACAAAACAAATTATGGCCAACGTCTTTTCATCCACCAACCTA CAATATCAGTGGCATTACTGGGTTTTCAGATGAAGAATCGCATGCTGTTAGTACGTTCATGAAACTAGCACTTGATTTGGCAAAATGTGGTTCACAG ATGGTGAATGCTGCTGTTATTGTAGACCCTTCAACCAATGAGGTGATTGCACGTGCATCTGATCAGGTCCACTCTTGCAAATGTTCCACAAATCATGACGTCACTACATCCCTGTCACATGCAAATAGTACTCAAATTCATGACAATATACATTTGAATTCTTCAGTTACCGAACCTCAACTGTCGTTCGATGGGGTTTCTTGTTTAAATCCTTGGGGATGGTCAAATTTAAAGTCATGTGATAAATCTTGTTCCTGGCATCCATTAAAGCATGCTGCTATTGAAGCTATCGAACATTCTGCAGCTAGAGATAGACAACTTTTTCCTGGATGTGAACATGATCTTGCTGAAACCGATCGTGTGGATCCTAATTTAACTTGTCATTCGTCAAAGAAACAAAAGACTGTATCCATGCAT GATGATGTGGAGCTCCAGTCACACACAAATGGCTCCTTTTCTGAATCAGCCAGACCATATTTATGTACTGGTTATGACATTTATCTTATTTGGGAACCATGCGCAAT GTGTGCAATGGCACTTGTTCATCAAAGAGTAAAGCGTATATTCTACGCGTTCCCAAATCCAAATGCCGGTGCACTCGGAAGTGTTTACAGATTACAAGGAGAAAAAAGCTTGAATCACCATTACGCCGTATTTCAAGTTTTGTTACCTGAAGAATCTat